The following are encoded together in the Humulus lupulus chromosome 5, drHumLupu1.1, whole genome shotgun sequence genome:
- the LOC133777942 gene encoding glycine cleavage system H protein, mitochondrial, producing the protein MALRMWASSTANALKISCASKAHLSPAFSLSRCFSTVLDGLKYATSHEWVKHEGSVATIGITDHAQDHLGEVVFVDLPETGVSVSGGSSFGAVESVKASSDINSPISGEVVEVNSNLTGKPGLINTSPYEEGWMIKVKPSNPSELESLLGAKEYTKFCEEEDAAH; encoded by the exons ATGGCACTGAGAATGTGGGCTTCTTCTACAGCCAATGCTCTCAAAATCTCTTGTGCTTCCAAAGCTCAtctctcccctgcattttctctctctagatgCTTCTCAACGG TTTTGGATGGTTTGAAATATGCAACTTCACATGAGTGGGTGAAACATGAAGGCTCAGTGGCTACAATTGGCATTACTGACCATGCTCAG GACCATCTTGGAGAAGTTGTGTTTGTGGATCTCCCAGAAACTGGTGTGTCTGTCTCCGGTGGTAGCAGCTTTGGAGCTGTGGAGAGTGTCAAAGCCAGCAGTGATATAAATTCCCCAATCTCTGGTGAGGTTGTTGAGGTTAACTCCAACCTTACTGGAAAACCTGGcttg ATCAACACAAGCCCATATGAAGAAGGATGGATGATCAAGGTGAAGCCAAGCAATCCCTCAGAGTTAGAATCATTGTTGGGTGCTAAGGAATATACAAAGTTCTGTGAGGAGGAAGATGCTGCACACTAG